Proteins encoded together in one Calditrichota bacterium window:
- a CDS encoding T9SS type A sorting domain-containing protein, translating into MRALLILLLPALVHAQFLSRIEKPDYLVCPHAQSQERWLNTSLDAESLHTYDQLELILNVSVQDGDSPMVATATIKLVARDDLAEIPFNAEGLEISDVRVNTLSVGYSHAADTLRVLRAVAQSETVDVAVDYSVQPKLDWNDTGFQTGWQHCYTFSEPFGARQWYPCWDQPSDKFSRIETFVHMPEGWSAAANGTRFLQSTDGPGRVYEGYITDAPTSTYLVMFAAGNFSTHIFDDGPVQYRYYAWPRSDSAQAEYDWERTPQMVELYSGLFGDYPFWDYGMVMTDIFGGWGAMEHQTFTTYGFHLVDSTRNFEPIVAHELGHQWFGDHLSPVDFRNMWLNEGFATYCGVLWLEHLGGDSALNSEMHGQAELCISEELDNPPSYSVYDPPMERIFGVNVYFKGAWVLHMLREQLLGDSLFFEVLRDYVATFGGGNVDTEDLINVINDHYSGPNVHWFFDQWVYGMGLPVIMVDLQPDPGEAVLRVSVSQLQTTSGYFSFPLVVEQGAGQDMTTDTVWVEAEPSSERLLALHSLQARLAENQIALFEEIPNAIESPGELPTVFTLGNAYPNPFNPSVTIPFTLGKTAQVTVDLFDITGRRVATILDRKMVAGNHSINYQAPSTLAAGVYLLRAESSGHFQTQKLLLLK; encoded by the coding sequence ATGCGTGCTCTTTTGATTCTCCTTCTGCCCGCATTGGTCCACGCGCAGTTTCTGTCGAGGATAGAGAAACCCGACTATTTGGTCTGCCCGCATGCCCAATCCCAAGAGCGTTGGTTGAACACCTCTTTGGATGCGGAGAGCTTGCATACCTATGACCAACTCGAACTGATTCTAAACGTCAGCGTTCAAGACGGTGACTCGCCAATGGTGGCGACGGCGACTATCAAACTTGTAGCGCGAGACGATCTGGCTGAGATTCCCTTCAATGCAGAAGGATTGGAAATTTCGGACGTCAGAGTGAATACGTTGAGCGTCGGTTATTCCCACGCTGCGGACACGCTGCGCGTCTTGCGGGCAGTAGCTCAATCGGAAACGGTTGACGTCGCAGTGGACTATTCTGTTCAGCCAAAACTCGACTGGAACGATACGGGATTTCAAACAGGATGGCAGCATTGCTATACGTTTAGCGAACCCTTCGGAGCGCGACAGTGGTATCCTTGTTGGGACCAGCCCTCGGACAAATTCAGTCGGATCGAGACATTTGTTCATATGCCTGAAGGCTGGTCCGCCGCAGCAAACGGAACTCGCTTCCTGCAGAGCACTGACGGTCCGGGCCGGGTCTATGAAGGGTACATAACTGACGCGCCAACTTCAACCTATTTGGTCATGTTTGCGGCAGGAAATTTCTCCACACATATTTTCGACGATGGGCCGGTCCAGTACCGCTACTATGCGTGGCCTCGATCAGACTCGGCACAAGCTGAATACGACTGGGAACGGACACCGCAAATGGTTGAGCTCTATTCCGGACTGTTCGGCGACTATCCGTTCTGGGACTATGGAATGGTGATGACAGACATATTTGGCGGGTGGGGTGCGATGGAGCATCAAACCTTTACCACCTACGGATTTCACTTAGTTGATAGCACGCGAAATTTTGAACCCATAGTGGCGCATGAGCTTGGCCATCAGTGGTTCGGTGATCACTTGAGCCCAGTCGATTTTCGGAACATGTGGCTCAATGAGGGATTTGCGACCTATTGCGGCGTACTCTGGTTAGAACATCTGGGCGGAGACTCTGCGCTGAATTCTGAAATGCACGGACAAGCCGAACTCTGTATCTCCGAAGAGCTCGACAATCCTCCGAGTTACTCCGTATATGATCCGCCAATGGAACGGATTTTCGGTGTGAACGTATACTTCAAGGGGGCGTGGGTTCTGCACATGTTGCGCGAGCAGTTGCTGGGGGACTCGCTCTTTTTCGAAGTCCTCCGCGACTATGTTGCGACATTTGGCGGCGGCAATGTGGATACCGAAGACTTAATCAACGTCATTAATGACCACTACTCCGGGCCAAATGTTCATTGGTTCTTCGACCAATGGGTCTATGGTATGGGACTGCCAGTCATAATGGTGGACCTTCAACCTGATCCCGGTGAAGCAGTTCTGAGAGTTTCGGTCAGCCAACTCCAGACGACGTCGGGATACTTCAGTTTTCCGTTGGTTGTCGAGCAGGGAGCCGGACAAGACATGACAACTGATACGGTTTGGGTGGAAGCAGAACCGAGTTCAGAGCGTTTGTTGGCATTACATTCTCTGCAGGCAAGACTTGCAGAAAATCAAATTGCGTTGTTCGAAGAAATACCCAATGCAATTGAATCCCCGGGTGAACTTCCCACTGTTTTCACGCTTGGAAACGCCTATCCAAACCCCTTTAATCCAAGCGTCACGATACCCTTTACGCTGGGCAAAACTGCGCAAGTCACGGTTGATCTTTTTGACATTACCGGCCGTCGAGTCGCGACTATTCTGGATCGAAAGATGGTCGCAGGCAATCACTCGATAAACTACCAAGCTCCGAGCACGCTTGCAGCGGGAGTCTATCTTTTGCGCGCGGAGAGTAGCGGCCATTTTCAAACTCAGAAACTCCTGCTCTTGAAATAG
- a CDS encoding 23S rRNA (pseudouridine(1915)-N(3))-methyltransferase RlmH, with the protein MKLQVVTVGKLREAYFKAACDEYAGRIRHFLSFDECEVPSATSDSGNGTGKGALQTEADSILKQVQQGSKLVALDIKGKQMSSEQLSQFLQDEMLASTNRLSFVIGGAWGLSPTLLESAALRLSFSPMTFPHELARVMLYEQLYRALSLWKGLPYHK; encoded by the coding sequence GTGAAACTCCAAGTTGTAACCGTCGGAAAACTGAGGGAAGCATACTTTAAGGCCGCATGCGATGAGTATGCCGGCCGAATTCGCCACTTCCTGTCCTTTGACGAATGTGAAGTTCCTTCCGCAACGAGTGACAGCGGCAATGGCACAGGCAAAGGCGCGCTGCAGACAGAAGCCGACTCCATTCTGAAACAGGTTCAGCAAGGATCAAAACTCGTCGCGCTCGACATCAAAGGCAAGCAAATGTCGTCGGAACAACTCTCGCAGTTTCTGCAAGACGAAATGCTGGCCAGCACGAATCGTTTGTCATTTGTCATCGGCGGCGCGTGGGGTTTGTCGCCGACGTTGCTTGAATCCGCAGCCTTACGGCTGAGTTTCTCGCCGATGACCTTTCCGCATGAACTTGCGCGGGTGATGCTTTACGAACAACTGTATCGCGCCTTGAGCCTCTGGAAAGGGCTTCCTTATCACAAATAA
- a CDS encoding Mrp/NBP35 family ATP-binding protein, with product MVPTQEQVLETLKKVKFPGLTRDIVSFGLIKEVKVDGNVVQVHVTVAARDPETPGKIEEDVATAVRSMPGVKEAQVHMKWTQPASAPQQPHSRPAPDGPVLEQVKVKIAVASGKGGVGKSTVAAGIALMLREMGLTVGLADFDIYGPSVPTLFGINEKPRVMDNMILPLESHGIKLMSMGFLVEPETPMIWRGPMVHQAADQFLRDVAWGELDILVVDLPPGTGDAQMTLSQRIQLDGAVIVSTPQDLALIDARKGVAMFQKLNVPILGIVENMASFKCPHCGGESHIFGHGGAAEEAQKLDCPLLGELPLVPQLVAAADAGVPMMAIETTPELNKAFRNMAESVAVQVGLFESTRR from the coding sequence ATCGTGCCTACACAAGAACAAGTATTAGAGACCCTCAAAAAGGTCAAATTTCCGGGGCTAACTCGAGACATCGTCTCATTCGGACTGATTAAGGAAGTAAAGGTCGACGGCAACGTCGTGCAGGTACATGTGACCGTTGCTGCCCGCGATCCGGAGACCCCAGGGAAGATCGAAGAAGACGTTGCGACAGCAGTCCGCTCTATGCCCGGCGTCAAAGAGGCACAAGTCCACATGAAATGGACCCAGCCTGCGTCAGCTCCGCAGCAACCACATTCTCGCCCAGCTCCTGACGGCCCTGTGCTTGAACAGGTAAAAGTGAAGATTGCGGTCGCCTCGGGCAAAGGTGGAGTGGGGAAGAGCACGGTTGCCGCCGGTATTGCCCTAATGCTAAGAGAAATGGGGCTTACGGTCGGATTAGCGGATTTTGACATCTACGGTCCGTCCGTCCCGACTTTGTTTGGGATAAATGAAAAGCCGCGTGTCATGGACAACATGATTCTTCCGTTGGAAAGTCATGGAATCAAGCTGATGTCGATGGGATTTCTGGTCGAGCCCGAGACTCCGATGATATGGCGGGGTCCGATGGTACATCAGGCCGCGGATCAGTTCCTGCGCGACGTTGCTTGGGGCGAACTGGACATACTGGTTGTTGACCTGCCGCCCGGAACAGGTGACGCACAAATGACGCTTAGCCAGCGCATTCAGCTTGATGGCGCGGTGATAGTCTCTACGCCCCAAGACCTTGCGTTAATAGACGCTCGCAAAGGTGTCGCGATGTTTCAGAAGTTGAATGTTCCCATCCTCGGTATCGTTGAAAACATGGCGTCCTTTAAATGCCCCCATTGCGGCGGAGAATCGCACATCTTCGGACACGGCGGGGCAGCGGAAGAGGCGCAGAAGCTCGATTGTCCGCTGCTTGGCGAATTGCCGCTTGTCCCACAACTTGTTGCCGCTGCGGATGCCGGAGTACCGATGATGGCAATTGAGACAACCCCAGAATTGAACAAAGCCTTTAGGAACATGGCAGAGTCAGTGGCCGTCCAAGTAGGTTTGTTCGAGTCCACGAGGAGATAG
- a CDS encoding DUF59 domain-containing protein — protein sequence MITEEQVFDSLATVYDPELHMPITDLGLVYSVQIDGQKVSTKITLTSMGCPLAGTIVELARDAIFRVDGVEEADVEIVWDPPWTVDMMSDEARMRLGMF from the coding sequence ATGATTACGGAAGAACAAGTATTCGATTCACTCGCAACTGTCTACGATCCTGAACTCCACATGCCGATCACGGACTTGGGCTTGGTTTATTCCGTCCAGATTGACGGTCAGAAAGTTTCCACCAAGATCACGTTGACGTCGATGGGCTGTCCCTTAGCTGGGACGATTGTCGAACTCGCTCGCGACGCAATATTTCGCGTGGACGGCGTAGAAGAAGCCGACGTCGAGATTGTCTGGGATCCGCCGTGGACAGTGGACATGATGAGCGACGAAGCTCGTATGCGCTTGGGCATGTTCTGA
- the pyrR gene encoding bifunctional pyr operon transcriptional regulator/uracil phosphoribosyltransferase PyrR, protein MNTKIKAKLVDAAGFSRTITRIAHEIIERNRGTEHLGIVGMQTRGVYIAKRVAAKIQEIENIDVPVGVLDATLYRDDYRTSLRQPSVQQTEIPFDLYDINVVLVDDVLYTGRTVRAALEAIMDQGRPKRVQLAVMVDRGHRELPIKPDFIGKNVPTSMNEEVQVHMAEVDDEDAIYLVEVEK, encoded by the coding sequence ATGAATACCAAGATCAAAGCAAAACTCGTCGACGCGGCGGGTTTTTCGCGCACGATTACGCGAATTGCGCACGAGATAATCGAGCGCAATCGAGGGACAGAGCATCTCGGGATAGTCGGCATGCAAACTCGCGGCGTGTATATCGCCAAGCGGGTCGCCGCCAAGATCCAGGAGATTGAAAACATCGACGTACCGGTCGGTGTGCTGGACGCAACCCTTTACCGCGACGACTACCGGACGTCACTGCGTCAACCGTCCGTGCAGCAAACGGAGATTCCATTCGATCTTTATGACATTAATGTGGTGTTGGTCGACGACGTTCTCTATACTGGCCGCACTGTCCGGGCTGCACTCGAAGCCATTATGGATCAAGGGAGGCCGAAGCGCGTGCAGCTCGCCGTAATGGTGGACCGCGGGCATCGCGAACTTCCCATTAAGCCGGATTTCATTGGCAAGAATGTGCCGACCAGCATGAACGAGGAAGTACAGGTTCACATGGCTGAGGTGGACGATGAGGATGCAATCTATCTCGTGGAGGTGGAGAAGTGA
- a CDS encoding aspartate carbamoyltransferase catalytic subunit: MLGLADYSAEEIQTILDTSLQMRDILNRPVKKVPTLRGVTVVNLFLENSTRTRTSFELAEKRLSADTLNFSASGSALSKGETILDTALNIEAMKVDVVVMRHKSPGSPHFLARHLESIIINAGDGRHEHPTQALLDMLTLRDKYGSLQGLRVALVGDILHSRVAMSNIIGLKKMGAQVIICGPATLIPRGIERMGLEITNSLDEAIQSADALNILRIQLERQAAGLFPSLREYHKYFGVTRARLDKAKAPLTILHPGPMNRGVEITSDVADSEHSVILQQVTNGVAVRMAVLYLLAGGRAEPQS; this comes from the coding sequence ATGCTGGGACTTGCGGACTATAGCGCAGAAGAAATCCAGACAATTCTCGACACGTCATTACAAATGCGGGATATTCTGAACCGTCCCGTGAAGAAAGTCCCGACTCTGCGCGGCGTAACGGTGGTGAACTTGTTTCTCGAGAATTCGACCAGGACGCGAACCAGCTTTGAGTTGGCGGAGAAGCGGCTTTCTGCCGATACGCTGAATTTCTCTGCTTCCGGAAGCGCGCTTTCCAAAGGCGAAACCATATTGGATACTGCGCTGAATATTGAAGCGATGAAAGTTGATGTCGTGGTCATGCGCCACAAGTCGCCGGGCAGCCCGCACTTTCTTGCGCGGCACTTGGAATCGATTATCATTAACGCGGGGGACGGCCGTCACGAACATCCGACTCAGGCCCTGTTGGACATGCTGACGCTGCGGGATAAATACGGCTCGCTGCAAGGGCTGCGTGTGGCTCTCGTGGGAGATATTCTGCATTCGAGAGTCGCGATGTCCAATATTATTGGTTTGAAGAAAATGGGAGCGCAAGTCATTATCTGCGGTCCGGCTACCCTGATTCCACGGGGCATTGAAAGGATGGGGCTGGAGATTACGAATTCGCTGGATGAGGCGATTCAAAGCGCCGATGCTCTGAATATTCTCCGCATACAATTGGAGCGGCAAGCTGCGGGACTTTTCCCGTCACTCCGCGAGTATCACAAATACTTCGGCGTTACGCGCGCCCGGCTGGACAAGGCAAAGGCGCCGTTGACAATCTTGCATCCCGGGCCGATGAATCGCGGCGTGGAAATTACGTCGGACGTCGCGGACAGCGAGCATTCAGTTATTTTGCAGCAAGTAACAAACGGCGTTGCCGTGCGTATGGCTGTCCTTTATTTGCTCGCCGGCGGTCGTGCCGAACCTCAATCTTAA
- a CDS encoding dihydroorotase, which produces MTSKYSRFDKPARAENLYLQGARVVDPRNGLDKTMNLHIKDGVLQAESATAPDGADVVDLRGHWITPGWFDLHVHLREPGKEVAETIATGCMAAMNGGFTGIACMPNTNPALDDAAIVSWVCAQAKPFPVDVHVIAAVTRGREGKELVEMSEIVEAGVRAFSDDGGPVKSTAVLMNAVQYANMLGAKVFEHAEDIYLAQGGSMNDGEWSTRLGISGIPTIAEAIDIARCILVAEYTGGAIHICHVSAKESVELIREAKRKGLRVTGEVCPHHLLLTDELCRTFDTNFKMNPPLRSEADRRACWEAFLDGTLEVYCTDHAPHSWEDKTQEFDVAPFGIVGLETALPLALTHFLRQGMTLETLLERSVYAPREILSQPIPRIAAGEAANLTIIDPSHTWKVDSEQFKSLSRNTPFGGWEMTGRARGTVHRGMALIQTF; this is translated from the coding sequence ATGACAAGTAAATATTCAAGATTTGACAAACCCGCAAGAGCTGAAAATCTCTATTTGCAGGGTGCGCGCGTAGTTGATCCGCGCAACGGTCTCGACAAGACTATGAACCTGCATATCAAGGACGGAGTGCTCCAAGCGGAAAGTGCGACTGCTCCGGACGGTGCGGACGTCGTCGATTTGCGCGGCCACTGGATAACGCCGGGTTGGTTCGACTTGCACGTGCATCTCCGCGAACCGGGAAAAGAAGTTGCCGAAACGATTGCAACAGGCTGCATGGCCGCCATGAACGGTGGATTTACCGGCATTGCCTGTATGCCGAACACGAACCCCGCTCTGGACGATGCGGCGATTGTGAGCTGGGTGTGTGCACAAGCTAAACCGTTCCCGGTGGACGTCCACGTGATTGCCGCAGTGACGCGCGGTCGTGAAGGCAAAGAACTGGTCGAGATGAGTGAAATCGTCGAAGCAGGTGTGCGCGCCTTTAGTGACGACGGTGGCCCGGTCAAGAGCACCGCGGTTCTCATGAACGCGGTGCAGTATGCGAATATGCTTGGTGCAAAGGTCTTCGAGCACGCTGAGGATATCTATCTTGCCCAAGGTGGATCGATGAACGACGGCGAATGGTCAACACGGCTGGGAATCAGCGGCATTCCTACTATTGCCGAAGCCATCGACATTGCGCGCTGCATACTCGTAGCCGAGTATACGGGCGGAGCTATTCATATTTGCCACGTTTCGGCAAAGGAATCGGTAGAGTTGATCCGCGAGGCCAAGCGCAAAGGACTTCGCGTCACCGGCGAAGTGTGTCCTCACCATCTGCTGCTCACGGACGAACTTTGCCGGACCTTTGACACAAATTTCAAGATGAATCCTCCTCTTCGAAGTGAAGCGGACAGAAGAGCTTGCTGGGAGGCTTTCCTTGACGGCACTTTGGAAGTCTACTGCACAGACCATGCGCCGCACTCGTGGGAAGACAAGACTCAGGAATTCGACGTTGCGCCGTTCGGAATCGTCGGACTCGAGACCGCGCTGCCGCTCGCGCTTACGCATTTCTTAAGGCAAGGGATGACACTTGAGACTCTGCTTGAGCGATCTGTTTATGCGCCGCGCGAGATTCTTTCACAGCCGATTCCTCGTATTGCCGCTGGTGAAGCTGCCAATTTAACTATCATTGACCCCTCACACACTTGGAAGGTCGATTCCGAGCAGTTTAAGTCGCTCTCGAGGAATACGCCATTTGGCGGTTGGGAAATGACCGGACGAGCGAGAGGAACCGTACATCGCGGCATGGCGCTAATTCAAACATTTTAG
- a CDS encoding bifunctional metallophosphatase/5'-nucleotidase: MRQAVIALMMIAAILFAGCSSKVADGTIITVLYSSEARGKLEGCGCKKNGGGITKRSAKIEQARGADDKVIYCDAGNFLTGTPEVDNSDGLISVAAYNHMGATVVNVSERELARGMDAFEAAKKAAQFRFVSANVRSNGRLVADQYIIKTVKNVRIGFVGLCGSEQVMRIDSTKLPSGVTIDDPLTTARKVIPDLMDKVDLLFILSTCGDQADSAIAEEFHSVNAIIGGRSYRANEDSPWLINDTRVVRAQRDGRALGRLDFVFGKEGLVDKVEAKRIDLETTDPTDDEMLSLIREKIPGFVDNPQDGVRIKG, translated from the coding sequence ATGCGACAAGCGGTTATTGCGCTCATGATGATTGCGGCGATTCTCTTTGCCGGATGTTCTTCAAAGGTCGCGGACGGCACGATCATTACTGTGCTCTATTCATCTGAAGCTCGTGGGAAACTTGAAGGCTGCGGATGTAAGAAGAATGGCGGCGGCATCACTAAGCGCAGCGCCAAAATTGAACAGGCACGCGGCGCGGATGACAAAGTAATCTATTGCGACGCGGGCAATTTTTTGACAGGAACGCCTGAAGTCGACAATTCGGACGGTTTGATTTCGGTTGCCGCCTACAATCACATGGGGGCCACTGTAGTCAATGTGTCAGAGCGGGAACTGGCCAGAGGAATGGATGCCTTTGAGGCTGCCAAAAAAGCCGCGCAGTTCAGGTTTGTGTCAGCTAATGTCCGTTCAAACGGACGACTTGTAGCGGATCAATACATCATCAAGACGGTGAAAAACGTGCGAATCGGATTTGTCGGCCTGTGCGGTTCCGAGCAGGTTATGAGAATAGATTCCACGAAATTGCCGTCAGGTGTTACGATTGACGATCCGTTGACGACCGCGCGGAAAGTGATTCCGGATCTTATGGACAAGGTGGACCTGCTTTTCATTTTGTCAACATGCGGAGATCAAGCCGACAGTGCAATAGCCGAGGAGTTTCACAGCGTAAACGCAATCATTGGTGGTCGCAGCTATCGCGCGAACGAAGACTCGCCGTGGTTAATTAACGACACGCGAGTGGTTCGGGCCCAGCGCGACGGCCGCGCGCTCGGCAGGCTTGATTTTGTTTTCGGGAAAGAAGGATTGGTTGACAAGGTCGAGGCCAAACGTATCGACTTGGAAACCACGGATCCTACGGATGACGAAATGTTGTCGTTGATCAGAGAGAAGATTCCGGGATTTGTTGATAATCCGCAGGACGGAGTACGAATCAAAGGCTAA
- a CDS encoding class I fructose-bisphosphate aldolase, translated as MATRIEELLGAEAQPLLTYKSEGISKNQLHLPGPDFLDRVWTQTDRPMAVINGLQRMFNTGRLAGTGYLSLFPVDQGIEHSGAASFAPNPIFFDPEYIVKLAIEGGCNGVASTLGVLGSMSRKYAHKIPFIVKLNHNEFISYPNRFDQIEFGTVEQAYDLGAAGVGATIYFGSEESSRQIQEVRVMFEEAHRLGMFTVLWCYLRNNAFKKDVDYHLSADLTGQANHIGVTLEADIIKQKMAENNGGYNAVNFGKTNKRVYGELVKDHPIDYTRWQVVNCYMGRCGLINSGGASGKNDLADAVKTAVINKRAGGMGLISGRKAFQKPFETGVELLNAIQDVYLDKSITVA; from the coding sequence ATGGCCACGCGGATTGAAGAGCTTCTTGGTGCCGAAGCTCAACCCTTGCTGACCTATAAGTCGGAAGGAATCTCCAAGAATCAACTGCATCTGCCCGGCCCGGATTTTCTGGACCGTGTTTGGACGCAAACAGACCGTCCGATGGCGGTAATTAATGGTCTGCAAAGAATGTTCAATACCGGCAGACTGGCGGGTACCGGGTATCTTTCATTATTCCCTGTCGATCAAGGAATTGAGCACAGCGGTGCGGCATCCTTTGCGCCTAATCCGATATTCTTCGACCCTGAGTATATTGTCAAGCTGGCGATCGAAGGCGGATGCAACGGCGTCGCCTCCACACTTGGCGTGCTTGGCTCAATGAGCAGAAAGTACGCGCACAAGATTCCGTTTATCGTTAAGTTGAACCATAACGAGTTCATCTCGTATCCCAACCGATTCGACCAAATCGAGTTCGGCACTGTGGAGCAAGCCTACGATCTGGGTGCGGCAGGCGTAGGAGCAACCATCTACTTCGGATCTGAAGAAAGCTCCCGCCAAATTCAAGAAGTGCGTGTAATGTTCGAAGAGGCGCACCGGCTGGGCATGTTTACAGTCCTGTGGTGTTATCTCAGAAACAACGCCTTCAAAAAGGACGTGGACTATCATCTGTCCGCAGACTTGACCGGACAGGCCAACCACATCGGCGTCACTTTGGAAGCTGACATCATAAAGCAGAAGATGGCCGAAAACAACGGCGGATACAATGCCGTGAATTTCGGCAAGACAAACAAGCGTGTCTATGGAGAATTGGTTAAGGACCATCCGATTGACTACACGCGTTGGCAAGTTGTGAATTGTTATATGGGTCGCTGCGGATTGATCAACTCGGGTGGAGCTTCCGGTAAGAATGACCTGGCCGATGCCGTCAAGACCGCCGTGATCAACAAGCGTGCAGGTGGAATGGGATTGATCAGCGGACGTAAGGCATTCCAAAAACCGTTTGAAACCGGCGTTGAATTGCTTAACGCGATTCAAGACGTTTATTTGGACAAAAGCATCACGGTCGCCTAA
- a CDS encoding (2Fe-2S) ferredoxin domain-containing protein, whose amino-acid sequence MSRFKYHVFVCENRRDPDDPKGCCASKGSQEFVPILREKVKSAGLAGQVRINSSGCLSNCARGPAIVVYPEGIWYSQVKITDLDDIFERHLVDGEPVRRLLDLKFHAEKSEGSSES is encoded by the coding sequence ATGTCAAGATTCAAATACCACGTTTTCGTATGTGAAAATCGGCGAGATCCCGATGACCCCAAGGGATGTTGCGCGTCAAAAGGCTCGCAGGAATTCGTACCGATTTTGCGAGAAAAAGTCAAAAGTGCGGGGCTGGCGGGCCAAGTTCGCATCAACAGTTCCGGATGTCTTTCCAACTGCGCACGCGGTCCGGCTATCGTGGTCTATCCGGAAGGCATTTGGTACTCGCAGGTGAAGATAACAGATCTGGATGACATATTCGAGCGGCACCTCGTGGACGGTGAACCGGTTCGTAGACTCTTGGATCTAAAGTTTCATGCAGAAAAGTCTGAGGGGAGTTCCGAATCTTGA
- a CDS encoding methylmalonyl-CoA mutase translates to MTPLEKLLAARRRWETEYETKGKIPSGTRFVTTSSMEVPPLSWTEDPSQAETYMEKLGFPGQYPFTRGVHSSMYRGKWWTMRQFSGFATPEETNKRYRYILEQGGDGLSVAFDLPTLMGRDPDSEWSLGEVGKCGVSVASLEDAEILFKDIPLGKITTSMTINSPAAIIWAFYIAAAENQGWKRSDLGGTLQNDILKEYIAQKEFIYPPKPSLKLVVDTIEFATKEMPRFNPVSISGYHIREAGSTAIQELAFTLADGFAYVEAAIERGLDVDEFAPRLSHFFNSHLDFFEEIGKFRAARRIWAKRMKEKYGAKNERSLLCRFHTQTAGCSLQAQQPEVNLIRTATEALAAVLGGTQSLHTNSMDETLALPSEKAVTLAMRTQQVLKHEVVAGAPIDPLGGSYFVEWMTDKMEAGANDYFDRIEAMGGVVPAIENGFFQRELARAAQVYQSEFDRGERVLVGVNRYVQKDEEIEIPLLDIAEEDCRRQQVDKLSALKRRRDGRAAQECLDNIKLAAEKDENLMPHLIAGAHAYCTLGEMVDVLKEVYSEYEEPVTF, encoded by the coding sequence ATGACACCGCTGGAAAAACTGCTGGCTGCACGCCGTCGCTGGGAAACTGAGTACGAAACCAAAGGCAAAATCCCCTCGGGGACCCGGTTCGTGACTACTTCAAGCATGGAGGTTCCCCCTTTGTCATGGACGGAGGATCCGTCTCAGGCCGAAACCTACATGGAAAAGCTCGGATTCCCCGGCCAATATCCCTTTACCCGTGGAGTTCATTCGTCGATGTATCGGGGCAAGTGGTGGACGATGCGGCAGTTCAGCGGGTTTGCGACTCCTGAAGAGACGAATAAGCGCTACCGCTACATTCTCGAACAAGGTGGTGACGGACTCTCTGTGGCCTTTGACCTGCCAACTCTAATGGGCCGCGATCCAGACTCTGAGTGGTCACTTGGTGAAGTCGGGAAGTGCGGAGTATCGGTGGCATCTTTGGAAGATGCGGAGATTCTTTTCAAGGATATTCCCTTGGGGAAGATCACGACCTCAATGACGATCAATTCTCCGGCGGCGATCATCTGGGCATTCTATATTGCCGCAGCGGAGAACCAAGGCTGGAAGCGTTCAGATTTAGGTGGAACTTTGCAAAATGACATCCTTAAGGAATACATCGCCCAAAAGGAGTTCATCTATCCTCCGAAACCTTCGCTGAAGCTGGTCGTGGACACGATTGAATTTGCGACCAAAGAAATGCCGAGATTCAATCCTGTTTCGATATCAGGCTATCATATTCGCGAGGCGGGATCCACGGCAATTCAGGAATTGGCCTTTACGTTGGCCGATGGATTTGCCTATGTCGAAGCGGCAATTGAACGCGGACTCGATGTTGACGAATTCGCCCCCAGACTTTCTCATTTTTTCAACTCGCACCTTGATTTCTTTGAAGAGATCGGCAAATTTCGCGCCGCTCGAAGAATTTGGGCAAAGCGGATGAAAGAAAAGTATGGGGCAAAAAATGAGCGGTCACTTTTGTGTCGTTTCCATACTCAAACAGCGGGTTGCAGTCTTCAAGCACAGCAGCCGGAAGTTAACCTGATTCGTACGGCAACTGAAGCCTTGGCGGCGGTCTTGGGTGGAACTCAGAGCCTGCACACAAATTCCATGGATGAAACACTGGCTCTGCCCAGCGAAAAAGCGGTCACATTGGCGATGCGTACTCAACAGGTTCTGAAGCACGAGGTCGTGGCCGGTGCTCCGATTGACCCGTTGGGCGGAAGCTACTTTGTTGAATGGATGACTGACAAGATGGAGGCAGGCGCAAACGACTACTTTGACCGCATTGAAGCTATGGGCGGAGTCGTGCCAGCGATTGAGAACGGTTTCTTCCAACGCGAATTAGCACGTGCAGCTCAAGTGTACCAATCGGAGTTCGATCGCGGCGAGCGGGTGCTCGTTGGTGTGAATCGCTACGTCCAAAAGGACGAGGAAATTGAAATTCCACTTTTGGACATTGCTGAAGAAGATTGCCGTCGCCAGCAAGTAGACAAATTAAGTGCGCTAAAAAGGAGACGTGACGGACGGGCTGCGCAAGAGTGTTTAGATAATATCAAGCTCGCGGCAGAAAAAGACGAAAACTTGATGCCGCATTTGATCGCTGGCGCCCACGCCTACTGTACTCTCGGGGAAATGGTTGACGTCCTAAAAGAGGTCTATTCAGAGTACGAAGAACCTGTGACGTTCTGA